One genomic region from Candidatus Poribacteria bacterium encodes:
- a CDS encoding Mrp/NBP35 family ATP-binding protein produces the protein MPIFKRQSAPTVGSSEVTESQVLAALGTVQDPDLHKDLVTLGMIRNLEIADGVVRFAVVLTTPACPLKERIHNDCVAAVKGIAGVRDVEVTMTSSTARDSALGSQALLPGVRNIVAVASGKGGVGKSTVAVNLAVALAQSGAAVGLLDADIYGPSIPLMLGVQSQPDVTAERKIVPLVAHGVKLMSIGFLLPDPDTAMVWRGPMVHSALRNFLQDVDWGELDYLVVDMPPGTGDAHLTLTQSIPLTGAVIVTTPQDVALADARKGVTMFRKTNAPILGIVENMSYFIAPDTGTRYDIFRSGGGKAAAAQLGVPLLAEIPIDPSICEGGDAGVPAASGESRSPQREAFMELARVVAQKVSIQNLSQELTVIESN, from the coding sequence ATGCCGATCTTCAAACGACAATCCGCCCCGACCGTCGGCTCCAGCGAGGTCACCGAATCCCAAGTTCTCGCCGCGCTGGGCACCGTGCAGGACCCGGACCTGCACAAGGACCTGGTCACGCTCGGAATGATCCGCAACCTCGAGATCGCCGACGGCGTGGTTCGCTTCGCCGTCGTCTTGACGACGCCGGCATGCCCTCTGAAAGAGCGGATCCACAACGATTGCGTCGCGGCGGTCAAGGGGATCGCGGGCGTCCGAGACGTGGAGGTGACGATGACTTCGAGCACGGCTCGCGATTCGGCGCTGGGGAGTCAAGCCCTGCTGCCAGGCGTGCGGAACATCGTCGCCGTCGCCAGCGGCAAAGGGGGAGTCGGCAAATCGACCGTCGCCGTGAACCTCGCAGTCGCCCTGGCGCAGAGCGGCGCCGCTGTCGGTCTCCTCGACGCCGACATCTACGGACCGTCGATTCCGCTGATGCTCGGCGTCCAATCGCAGCCGGATGTCACCGCCGAGCGCAAGATCGTGCCCCTTGTCGCCCACGGCGTGAAGCTCATGTCAATCGGCTTTCTGCTGCCCGACCCGGACACGGCGATGGTCTGGCGAGGTCCGATGGTCCACAGCGCTCTGCGCAACTTCCTGCAGGACGTCGATTGGGGCGAGCTCGACTATCTCGTCGTCGATATGCCCCCGGGAACCGGCGACGCGCACCTGACCCTCACGCAGAGCATCCCGCTGACGGGCGCGGTCATCGTGACGACGCCGCAAGATGTCGCCCTGGCGGACGCGCGCAAGGGCGTCACGATGTTCCGCAAGACGAACGCGCCGATCCTCGGCATCGTCGAGAACATGAGCTACTTCATTGCCCCGGATACGGGCACGCGATACGATATCTTCCGGTCCGGCGGAGGCAAGGCGGCAGCGGCTCAGCTCGGAGTTCCGCTGCTGGCGGAAATACCCATCGACCCGTCGATCTGCGAAGGCGGCGACGCCGGCGTGCCGGCGGCATCTGGCGAGAGCCGGTCGCCTCAGCGTGAAGCCTTCATGGAACTCGCGCGAGTCGTCGCGCAGAAGGTATCGATCCAGAACCTATCGCAGGAACTGACCGTCATCGAGTCCAACTGA